The Cryptomeria japonica chromosome 2, Sugi_1.0, whole genome shotgun sequence region ACGGCAGAGTCCTTGAGCTGGTGAGGAAGTTATGATCCAGTAAAAGACGTTGGAGAGAGCTCAACTTACCCAATTGAAGAGGCACTGTGCCCGTGAGATTATTGAAAGTGAGGTAAAGAATTTCCAATTTGGAACAATTACCCAGAGATGTGGGTATTGGTCCTCTAAGCTGATTCCCCCAAAGAACCAATCCTCGTAGATTGCTGAGCTTCTGGCCGAGCTCTGGAATAACACCATGGAAAGAGTTATTGGAGATATCTATAAATTCTAAAAGGGAAAGATttcccaagaaatgagaaatatAACCCACTAAACCCCTACTGCCAAGATCAATTTCAGTCACTCTCATCAACTTGTTGCATGAAATGCCTGTCCAATTGCAGACGTTAGTGTTGGCATCCCAAATTGATAACACTTTGTTTGGATCAAAAGTGATGGAATTCTTGAAGGCAAGTAGAGGCTGCTCATCATTAAAGGATCCATTGTTAGTGGTAAGTGCAGAGGAGCAAAGTTGAAGataaaagagaagaaaatgcacGGCCAACGCAATAATTTTCATGGCTAATCGGTATGTGGCTGCAATTCCTTGTTAGGAGAACAATCTGCAATCACCATAAAACTGGTTTGTGTTATTTGAATCTGAACAAATGCTTTGACTGCGTGACAGTCGAATGTCTTCGTGTTGTGGGAAAATGAGACTTTCGGGACTCGTTCGATATTTGATTATACTTtataactatttttttattttaattaatttaaaaaaaattggtcaACGATCCATTCTGATCTCTGTATAGACAAATTGGATTTGGAAGTAAGTATTTCATCATATATAATTAGTTCTGGTCAGAAGTTCAAATATTTATacattcattcaattttttttgaaggcaACGTATCAATTATTGACCAAATTTTCTAATgttcatattttttaaaatttatttcaaataaacaaattgtttatctatcattcTATTGGTTAATAATATTTGCATGATGTAAGCATTTGGCTATTCATTGAATTTgtttttgacattttcatataaTAGTACTTTATAAAAGTGCCACTTTTAGGTATACTAACTACTTTGTCCTATTTCTTTTGACAATACAATAATTGATAAAGTCATTTGATTTTTAAtaacaataattttaaaaatacataattataaatattaaacaTATAAAAAGTTGAATATGTAGCTAAATTaatccatttacataatgaatacaatatttataagaaaatattagataataatataataattaatatataatgaaataattaatagacattaataaaataattataatatattaattttataaaaattaaaaaaattaaataattaatatttattactagatataatcataaatattaaatgatataataatattcatatttgtttatttttattataatatattactTATTACATATATTATCATGCATGGTACTAGTTATCatacttattattatatttaattaattaacaattatatatatatatatatatatatatatatatatatatatatatatatatatatatatatatatatatttgatcaaTCAAGGACCAAAGCCGATTATATTAATAATAGCAGTGAATACATGATAAAAAGGTTTAACTAGTCTATAAAATATTGCCCTAGACTAAACCATGTTCGATTATGCCAAAAAACCATCTAGGGCATAAACTGAAAATCTTCAAAATATACAGTCTTTATGACATTAGAACATTTGAAAAAGGATTCTAATCAAGTCTATATAAACTGAGAATCTTGAAAGCATATTATCCAAACCCAGGACCATGAAGCATGTAGAGTGAAGATCATCGAACGGGTGAAGAAGGGCCTAGAGCAGTCGAGGTATCCACCAGGTAAACAATCGTTGAAATTTGTTGACCAATCCATACTAGTTCCGGAGAAGGAAAACATTCAACAACGTCCAAAGGTTCTAGACCAATACAAGCCATGAAATCATTCAGGTTTGTTTTCCATTCCGCCAACCTTTCCTCATAGGCAATTTCAGATAGACCATTCATTTCAAAATATCTCTTAATCCAATTTTGATTAGAGATTTTTGTTAACCTAAAAAGATACCAAAGGAAATTAGCATTTTCCTTGATAATGAATTTCCTTGCTTTGAAAGATTTCTTGTCCTCCAAATATAAAATGGGAAACCTTGGAGGAAGTTTGTCATTTCTGATTGTGACATTATAGTCCAAAGGCTTCGAAATAGTGATATCTTCATTTGTGTTATGCAAAACATTGCTCAAATCTCCTAACAAATCTACCTTAAAGACCTTCCTGCATAATGCTTCTGTTTTGTTTTTTGGCTTACCAAAATGGAGGAGGGTGGCAACAAACACTGTTAAAATCTCCATGTTCACCCTGTATTTATGATTAGTTCTGATAAATTCATCTCCCAGAATGTGTTTCATGGCTCTAACTATGACGCAATGAGACACATTCATCACCTCCTTCATTCTTTTATCTTTGATTTCTCTAATAAAAGCCATCTACCTTTTGGAAGAGAATCCTATGTTGggagtggttgtcattgcaccaaaatattgacctatcaatgcccaatacaaccactagacttgtagaatccacaggaggcagttaagccatgtcacaaaaacATCAATTTTGCTACATAGAGATCAAGGgggcacaccttgcaacaatccccccttaGCACAAGCAGGGTTTGAACCCGTGACccatctctaataccaattgttgggagtGGTTGTCATTGAACCAAAAGATCaccctgttaatgcccaatacaaccactagacttatagaatccacaagaggcagttaagccatgtcgcaaacacATCGCTTTTGCTGCatagagaccaagggcacacaccttgtagCACCCTAATGGGAGAATCCACTCTCTCCACCACTTCCCAAACTTGCAAACACAAAAACCTCAAAGGACAACTATTCCATTCTTAACTAttaatcaatagaagaagaaaaattaaAATGATTGAAAGCTTGTTGAAGAAGCTAATGGGCGGGCTTTCAATCTTGGAAAAAGCCCCAAGAAAAGACTCAACTCAAGGTGGTTTGTTTTGACATGTCCTTTCTAAtcaatggtagattctttctaATAAATGTAGCTTTATCGACAAGTTTAGTGGAGACGTCCAACATGAGTTGCTAAACATTCGCTCAACCACTCCAAACTATCTTTCCTCCCTGTTTAGAGTCCAGCTAAGTTAAAAGGTTGGGATAAACACTACTACCTCCAAATTAGCAGTGATCAATGTTGAAAACCATACTAAGTATTGAAGATCTATTTTCTGATAAATTTTTGATTAAAGACCCTAGTTTGAAGAGTGGAAAACTCATTTTGAAAAATACTCCACTTATCTTGACAACTAATAAGAATTTTTGTCAAGTTAGTAGGTTTATCTTATGAACTCGATCtctatcattttgatcaattaatgCTTCTACCCACTTGGATGCCAACATATCTAGGAATCTGCCATTTACCCCTACATGATCCTACCATTGAGACATTTTGAAAAATAATCTTCCACTTGTCTAGATAATTGACAAGAttttttgtcaagttagctggacaaTCTTATGAGCTTAATCtccatcattttgatcaattaatgCTTCAACCTACTTGAACGCCCACTTATCGAAGGAGCTGCCCTTTCCCCCTACATAGTCCAACCGTCGAATCTTTAATTATATGTTTCTCATTAGCATAATCTCTAGATGTTAATATGGATCCGTCCTTTGCCAAATTGAATTCTCCCTTTTTAATAATGTATTGTAAGAGAGGACGCATAACCCGTCACAATTTGAAATATGAACCATTCAGCCAGCCTATCAAAATCTATGTCAGAAGTATAATTTAAATCACTCTGCTTCTTGAtctcaagattatctccaaggatCCTGAATTTTTGATATTATTTTCATTAAAACCATCTACTCCCCTATTTGCTAGATGGTTTTCATACCAttaccttctctatagatatgattTATGATGCAATCGTCAAAACATTTTAGCAATTCGATTTCCCTACTTAAAAAAGAGTTTAGTCTCCAGTTTAGGGTATGTCTAGTCCTTAAAGCATTGATAATTATAGTTggatctccttcaatttccacttTCTTTAGACAAATATCCTTGCAAAATCCTTCAATAGTAGCTTGAATTTATGCAACATTATTTGTATCCTCTATTAATGTTTTGGCTTGTTTGGCTACTACCACTCCATCAAAAGAATAAATTATGCATCTTGCTCTTGAGGCTCTATGATTTCCCcgggaagctccatcaaaattcaatttgaaccATCCTTCTTTTGGAAGAGTCCATACCGACCtctttctttcttttgatgaaATCTCACCCCCTTTCCCAACAAAGGAAGGAGTTTTCAAACCAAACTAATTACCCTTCATTTTGCTATCTCATCCTGTGAATTGGGAATTTTTTGGCTTATAGGATAAAAGTCTACTATTAACTACTTCCACTATGGTCACTTCTAGTTTGTTGATTAAAGTCTCCCATGACACTTTTTCCTCTTCGaaaattctcctatttctttccttccaaagctCCCAGATTAGAACTAATGGAGAATAGATCCATAATGAATAAAAAAGACTAACTAAATAAATATTGGGCTAGCTTTTAAATAAACTCAAAATATCATTTGGTAGAGCTGACATACAACCTAGCTTAGCGCAAAGCCATTGCCAACATTTTGAAGCAAAAGGACAAGTCAATAGTATATGATTTATTGATTCTTCATCTTTCTCACACATAACACAAATTGATGGGCCCTCATAGCCTAGCTTCTTAAACCATTTTGCTATTAGGATTCTACCCTGCAAAGTAGCCCAAGCAAAATATCACGCTTCTTTATCCCTACAAAGTGATACATGAATTGCAATTCTCtccaaattttatttttcaattattgaGTTATAACCAtctttcaaatttaaaatcttgtatTTGCCCCAATCCAAATGATCAATTCTGATCCTGCATTTAATACTAATGATCTTTGATGTAATATATCCAtcaaagcttttttttttttgtctgcTGGTAGGTCCTCAAAACTTCTCCATTTCCAACCCAATGGCGAATTCTCATCTACTAATTCCCTATAGTCTTTTACATATATACCCTACCTGCTTTCTGTTATGGCCTTAAGATTATTCTGCCCCATCAATTTATCCAAAGCCAAGTATCCACCCCATGAATTTGACCAAAAAAGAGCTTTACCACCATCCTTGATATTCCATGAAATCTGATCTATTGCCAGATTTCTGCAATTTAGAATAAAATTCCAAACCCTGGAGCCTTTTAGATGATTTTGGAATCTAGAAATGCCTTCCAGACTCATATCATCCAAATGTTTACCTTTAAGAATTCTAACCTATTTCCAATTGGAGTCCTTATAGATTTCCCAAACTAATTTTGCTCCTAATGCTTTGTTTTGCCATAATTGATTCCTCAACCCAACTCCCCCCAATGACTTGGGTCTGCAAATCTTTTCCCAAGCTATTAAAGCCATTCTTTTTTTATCCGCCATGCCTTTCCAAAAGAAAGATCTCATTTTCtttacaaattttgaattttcccCAATAAAAAGAGATAGACAAGAAAATAGATAAATGGGAATTACTCAGAGGACTGCTTTTAGCAATATTATTCTTCCTGcccaagaaatttattttcttttccagGAATCCATTCTCTTATCCATGATCCTTTCTCCCAAAGGGTCCCATACTTTGGTTGTTGTTACTCCCTTGTCTAAGGGCAATCCTAGATACAGACATGGGAGTTTCCCCTCCTTAAATCTCAGTATGGCTAAAATTTGTTTCTCTATCATCGACTTACCTATTGACCATAAGATTTAGCATAAATGCTGAGAATTTTCTTGAATTTAAATGCTTCTCTTTTTTCCCCATGTCTAAATAACatggtatcatctgcaaattgttggtGAGTGACAACCTCTACTGAATTAGTGATTTTGATACCTTTGATTAGACCATCTTGTTGGAATTTTTAGAGAGATATGTCCAAAGATTCAACCATTATAATAAAGAGGAAGGGGGAGATGGGATCTCCCTGTTGGAGACCTCTAGAGGAATAAATGATTTACCTTGAGGAGATCCATTAATTAAAACTAAAAAGCGTGGAGTTCAGATACAATAAAAGATCAAATTAATCCGCCTTTTAGAAAACCAAAGGCCTCTAAACATCTGCATAAAAATTGTCAATCAACTTTATCAAATGCCTTACTCATATCCATCTTGATAAGCATACTCAGATGCTTATTGATTTGTATAGAATGGATGGCTTCTTGAGCAATGATAACCCCATCCAATATAGATCTTCCTGAAACAAAACCTGTTTGTTCTTCTAAAATTATAGATGGAAGAATTCACTTCAGTCTATTAGCTAAGATTTTAGACAAAATCTTATAAATAGTATTATATAAGGATATAGGCCTAAATTCATCCAGCTTAATTGACTTTTCTCTCTTTGGAATTAAGGCAATGAAGGTATTATTGATCTCCTTCAAAAATCTCCCTGAATTTCTTGCCACCTGTAATGCCTTAGTTAATTCAATCCTTATGAtggaccaacatttt contains the following coding sequences:
- the LOC131054754 gene encoding LRR receptor-like serine/threonine-protein kinase GSO1, whose amino-acid sequence is MKIIALAVHFLLFYLQLCSSALTTNNGSFNDEQPLLAFKNSITFDPNKVLSIWDANTNVCNWTGISCNKLMRVTEIDLGSRGLVGYISHFLGNLSLLEFIDISNNSFHGVIPELGQKLSNLRGLVLWGNQLRGPIPTSLGNCSKLEILYLTFNNLTGTVPLQLGKLSSLQRLLLDHNFLTSSRTLPFLPALINCSSLQTLYLGYNYLAEDLSPSIGKLSTNLSVFSLGYNLIGGSIPQEIGNLANLTYMDFAGNALTGPIPSTLGMLPQLEQLFLGQNKLQGPIPSEIGALKRLGLLSLPFNLLTGQIPHSIGNLPQLRRLHLHHNQFDGRVPSALGRC